One stretch of Chryseobacterium fluminis DNA includes these proteins:
- a CDS encoding DUF5362 family protein, with protein sequence METKSPFDQFDELRIDNASKLFLAEAAKWTTFLAILGYIGIGLMVIAALFMMTLGASMSTENSMMPFGGGMVFSLVYLVFAALYFIPINYLYRFGSNMKSALRSNNQTELTKAFEYLKSHYKFIGILTIIVFALYILAIFGVMIAGMSGMR encoded by the coding sequence ATGGAAACAAAATCTCCTTTTGATCAGTTTGATGAATTAAGGATCGACAACGCATCAAAACTATTTCTTGCAGAGGCTGCAAAATGGACTACTTTTCTGGCGATATTAGGATACATCGGTATCGGCCTTATGGTAATTGCTGCTTTATTTATGATGACATTAGGTGCTTCGATGAGTACAGAAAACAGTATGATGCCTTTTGGAGGCGGTATGGTGTTCTCTCTTGTTTATCTGGTATTCGCTGCACTCTATTTTATTCCGATCAATTATCTTTACAGATTCGGATCCAATATGAAATCTGCTTTGCGCTCCAATAACCAGACGGAACTTACCAAGGCATTCGAATATTTGAAGTCACATTATAAATTTATCGGTATTCTAACCATTATCGTATTTGCCCTTTATATTCTCGCTATTTTCGGTGTGATGATTGCAGGGATGAGCGGTATGAGATAG